A DNA window from Halorubrum sp. DM2 contains the following coding sequences:
- a CDS encoding acyltransferase, whose translation MTKRHVSLPDGAEAGVRGFIDEVDERLSSDEDTCEVVRDVLVDLHGDREAWDAWQDGESVSRAERVRLQGYDPCNATLESEYYAEKDEDRFQRSKHLQWLWRQFDATPMADNVEFALRFRQMLGNHLFAECGDNCRFFKGISVTYGHNIEVGDNVVVHDGVHLDDRGKLTIGDRASISDGVHLYSHDHDIVDQTTVRNFHTIVEADARVTYDAMVRAGCRIGENSVVGARSVVQGDVPDHHVVVGSPARSVRVKPGWESAAEELEDGRLPDNQDDREIEYELPDDLDQFDEFGRDLKPPDVENPSPPSTER comes from the coding sequence ATGACGAAGCGACACGTGTCCCTGCCCGACGGCGCGGAGGCCGGGGTCCGAGGGTTCATCGACGAGGTGGACGAGCGGCTCTCCTCGGACGAGGACACCTGCGAGGTCGTCCGCGACGTGCTCGTCGACCTCCACGGCGACCGCGAGGCGTGGGATGCGTGGCAGGACGGCGAGTCCGTCTCGCGGGCCGAGCGCGTCCGCCTTCAGGGGTACGACCCGTGTAACGCGACGCTGGAATCGGAGTACTACGCCGAGAAGGACGAGGACCGCTTCCAGCGCTCAAAACACCTCCAGTGGCTCTGGCGGCAGTTCGACGCCACGCCGATGGCGGACAACGTCGAGTTCGCGCTCCGCTTCCGGCAGATGCTCGGCAACCACCTCTTCGCCGAGTGCGGAGACAACTGTCGGTTCTTCAAGGGTATCTCCGTCACCTACGGCCACAACATCGAGGTCGGCGACAACGTCGTGGTCCACGACGGCGTCCACCTCGACGACCGCGGGAAGCTGACGATCGGCGACCGCGCGTCGATCTCCGACGGCGTCCACCTCTACAGCCACGACCACGACATCGTCGACCAGACCACGGTCCGGAACTTCCACACGATCGTCGAAGCCGACGCCCGCGTCACCTACGACGCGATGGTTCGGGCGGGCTGCCGGATCGGCGAGAACAGCGTCGTCGGCGCGCGCTCCGTGGTCCAGGGCGACGTGCCCGACCATCACGTCGTCGTCGGATCGCCCGCCCGATCCGTCCGCGTCAAGCCCGGCTGGGAGTCCGCCGCCGAGGAATTAGAGGACGGGCGGCTGCCCGACAATCAGGACGACCGCGAGATCGAGTACGAACTCCCCGACGACCTCGATCAGTTCGACGAGTTCGGCCGGGACCTGAAGCCGCCGGACGTCGAGAACCCCTCGCCGCCCTCGACGGAACGGTAG
- a CDS encoding aldo/keto reductase encodes MQHRELGNSGVEVSEIGFGAWVVGTDWWGDRSDEQAVGMVEDALDAGVTYVDTGDVYGHGDSEEIIGQAIDGRRDEVTLSTKIGYDFYDNPQAGHGELPKELNREYLTEAFEASLDRLDTDYVDVLQLHNANVDEVTPEVRDLLAEWKADGRVRALGWALGPSIGWLAEGDAAVEYEEFDAVQTVFNLFEQEPGRHFVESIRESDSDTSVIARVPHSSGLLNEQVTPDTVLEDGDHRSHRPKEWYETGWEKVEAIRFLEDPDHADGTRTMAQAAIRWLLAHDEVASVTPTFRDGDDIAEWSAAGVPPLSDAEYERVDELYARNFDIDRDDGMDVLRTSVDGDDIEAAGLDKRAASY; translated from the coding sequence ATGCAACACCGCGAACTGGGGAACTCCGGCGTCGAGGTCTCCGAGATCGGCTTCGGCGCGTGGGTCGTCGGCACCGACTGGTGGGGCGACCGCTCCGACGAACAGGCGGTCGGGATGGTCGAGGACGCGCTTGACGCGGGCGTCACCTACGTCGACACCGGCGACGTGTACGGCCACGGCGACAGCGAGGAGATAATCGGGCAGGCCATCGACGGCCGCCGCGACGAGGTGACGCTGTCGACGAAGATCGGCTACGACTTCTACGACAACCCGCAGGCGGGCCACGGCGAACTGCCGAAGGAGCTGAACCGCGAGTACCTCACCGAGGCGTTCGAGGCCTCGCTCGACCGGCTCGACACCGACTACGTCGACGTGCTCCAGCTTCACAACGCCAACGTCGACGAGGTGACCCCCGAGGTGCGCGACCTCCTCGCGGAGTGGAAGGCCGACGGCCGCGTCCGCGCGCTCGGCTGGGCGCTCGGCCCCTCGATCGGCTGGCTCGCCGAGGGCGACGCCGCCGTCGAGTACGAGGAGTTCGACGCGGTCCAGACCGTCTTCAACCTCTTCGAGCAGGAGCCGGGGCGACACTTCGTGGAGTCGATCCGCGAGTCCGACTCGGACACCTCCGTCATCGCTCGCGTCCCGCACTCCTCCGGCCTGCTCAACGAGCAGGTGACGCCCGACACCGTCCTCGAAGACGGCGACCACCGTTCGCACCGCCCGAAGGAGTGGTACGAGACGGGCTGGGAGAAGGTCGAGGCGATCCGGTTCCTCGAGGATCCGGACCACGCCGACGGGACGCGGACGATGGCGCAGGCCGCGATCCGCTGGCTGCTCGCGCACGACGAGGTCGCCTCCGTCACGCCGACGTTCCGCGACGGCGACGACATCGCCGAGTGGAGCGCGGCGGGCGTGCCGCCGCTCTCCGACGCCGAGTACGAGCGCGTCGACGAGCTGTACGCCCGCAACTTCGACATCGACCGCGACGACGGGATGGACGTGCTCCGCACCTCCGTCGACGGCGACGACATTGAGGCCGCCGGCCTCGACAAGCGCGCCGCGTCGTACTGA
- a CDS encoding helix-turn-helix domain-containing protein: MREVTFRIYHAGEPECEVSANHPEVRYRSVSSMTGSGPERKRIAELTGPPAEIEAFVEEFREFDLIVSAEPLAPIEGTHAYVALTIDVAAADWEGIGDRFSRMGIHYRTGTTISGGVERWTAYLEDADDLSAVMRELERGGNEVELARNVELASIERSPQLPASGLLDDLTDRQREVLATAIAAGYYDHGGGVGVEEVAAELGLGSTTVWEHISRAESAVMNALFDRFAEGEPVTAVREADRLDSS; encoded by the coding sequence ATGCGGGAAGTGACGTTCCGGATCTACCACGCGGGGGAGCCGGAGTGCGAGGTGAGCGCGAACCACCCGGAGGTGCGCTACCGGTCCGTATCGTCGATGACCGGGAGCGGTCCGGAGCGCAAGCGGATCGCCGAACTCACCGGTCCGCCGGCCGAGATCGAGGCGTTCGTCGAGGAGTTCCGCGAGTTCGACCTGATAGTCTCCGCCGAGCCGCTCGCGCCGATCGAGGGCACCCACGCGTACGTCGCCCTGACGATCGACGTAGCGGCGGCCGACTGGGAGGGGATCGGCGACCGCTTCTCGCGGATGGGGATCCACTACCGGACGGGGACGACCATCTCCGGCGGCGTCGAGCGCTGGACGGCGTACCTCGAAGACGCCGACGACCTCTCGGCGGTCATGCGCGAACTCGAACGCGGCGGCAACGAGGTGGAGCTGGCGCGGAACGTGGAGCTGGCGTCGATCGAGCGCTCCCCGCAGCTCCCGGCGTCCGGTCTCCTCGACGACCTCACCGACAGACAGCGGGAGGTCCTCGCGACCGCCATCGCCGCGGGCTACTACGACCACGGCGGCGGCGTGGGCGTCGAGGAGGTCGCCGCCGAACTCGGACTCGGCTCGACGACGGTGTGGGAACACATTTCTCGCGCGGAGTCGGCGGTGATGAACGCGCTGTTCGACCGGTTCGCGGAGGGAGAGCCGGTCACCGCCGTCCGCGAGGCGGACCGATTGGACTCGTCGTGA
- a CDS encoding M28 family peptidase — translation MTELPDRVVGDARTSDFGWSLLTDLTDIGNRMAGSAGERRGAERVVEAFEAAGLRNAGLDEFEIPGWWRGESSLSVSGAVDRHHERSHEVIALPGTPSGEVTAPLVDVGDGTDEEFAAAGDALEGAVAMASSRTPESHDRWIHRMEKYVAAAERGAVGFVFRNHIEGALPPTGEIGYHNRPGPIPAVGVSKEVGDRLSRLAVGAGKGGGVGSEGDDGPTVSLDVDCRNEPTTSVNAVAEVGPDTDEAVYLTAHVDAHDVSDGANDNGAGSALVAEVGRLLASVEDDLDTRVRLVTFGSEEIGLWGAYHAAETTPREEIACVVNLDGACSSRNLRVGTNGFDGMRSVFEAVVDAFDAPLATGETISPHGDQWAFVQEGIPAVMVSTTSDQSGRGWGHTHADTLDKLDSRDLGEVATLVAASVYRFATGEVEAAHRSRESIRDAIDEGYVEELKTGGRWPYEG, via the coding sequence ATGACCGAGCTACCGGACCGCGTCGTGGGCGACGCGCGGACGAGCGACTTCGGGTGGAGCCTCCTCACGGACCTGACCGACATCGGTAATCGGATGGCCGGATCGGCCGGCGAGCGGCGCGGCGCTGAGCGTGTCGTCGAGGCGTTCGAGGCGGCCGGGCTGCGGAACGCCGGCCTCGACGAGTTCGAGATCCCCGGCTGGTGGCGCGGCGAGTCGTCGCTGTCGGTGTCGGGGGCGGTCGACCGCCACCACGAACGTTCCCACGAGGTGATCGCGCTTCCGGGCACGCCGAGCGGGGAGGTGACGGCCCCGCTGGTCGACGTCGGCGACGGCACGGACGAGGAGTTCGCGGCCGCGGGCGACGCGCTGGAGGGCGCGGTCGCGATGGCCTCCTCGCGCACGCCGGAGAGCCACGACCGGTGGATCCACCGGATGGAGAAGTACGTCGCGGCCGCCGAGCGCGGCGCGGTCGGGTTCGTCTTTCGAAACCACATCGAGGGAGCGCTCCCGCCGACCGGCGAGATCGGCTACCACAACCGCCCCGGACCGATCCCCGCGGTGGGCGTCTCGAAGGAGGTCGGCGACCGGCTCTCGCGGCTCGCGGTGGGAGCGGGGAAGGGAGGCGGGGTGGGCTCGGAAGGCGACGACGGGCCGACCGTCTCGCTCGACGTCGACTGCCGGAACGAGCCGACGACCTCGGTGAACGCGGTCGCGGAGGTCGGGCCGGACACCGACGAGGCGGTGTACCTCACCGCGCACGTCGACGCCCACGACGTGAGCGACGGGGCAAACGACAACGGCGCGGGGTCGGCACTCGTCGCGGAGGTCGGCCGCCTGCTCGCGAGCGTCGAGGACGACCTCGACACGCGGGTGCGTCTCGTCACGTTCGGCTCCGAGGAGATCGGCCTGTGGGGCGCGTACCACGCCGCCGAGACCACGCCCCGGGAGGAGATCGCCTGCGTCGTCAACCTCGACGGGGCGTGTAGCTCGCGGAACCTCCGCGTGGGGACGAACGGGTTCGACGGGATGCGGTCGGTGTTCGAGGCGGTCGTGGACGCGTTCGATGCACCGCTCGCGACCGGTGAGACGATCTCACCCCACGGCGACCAGTGGGCGTTCGTTCAGGAGGGCATTCCGGCCGTGATGGTCTCGACGACGAGCGACCAGTCCGGTCGCGGCTGGGGCCACACCCACGCCGACACGCTCGACAAGCTCGACTCGCGGGACCTCGGCGAGGTGGCGACGCTCGTCGCGGCGTCCGTCTATCGGTTCGCGACGGGAGAAGTCGAGGCGGCCCACCGGTCGCGGGAGTCGATCCGCGACGCCATCGACGAGGGGTACGTCGAGGAGCTGAAGACCGGCGGACGGTGGCCCTACGAGGGGTGA
- a CDS encoding DUF2270 domain-containing protein: MPDPPEDFDPESREEREVAAEAASDRSDFLSLMGHTYRGELGRTSSWRTRIDRTTNWAVVVTASLLTWTFSNESRPHYVLLIGLVMLSVFLGIETRRYRTFDVWRSRVRLLEENVFANALDPEGVEQSNWRELLSEDLREPTIKMPGVEAVSRRLRRVYAPLFSVLIAAWVVRLTVFTPPGSGVVATAAVGAIPGAFVLALVTCFYVVVLGLTLRRAPRQAKGEMGTAEDADEWK, from the coding sequence ATGCCCGACCCACCGGAGGACTTCGACCCCGAGTCGCGGGAGGAGCGCGAGGTCGCGGCCGAGGCCGCGAGCGACCGGTCCGACTTCCTCTCGCTGATGGGCCACACGTACCGCGGCGAGCTCGGGCGGACCAGCTCGTGGCGGACGCGAATCGACCGGACGACCAACTGGGCCGTCGTGGTGACGGCATCGCTCCTGACGTGGACCTTCTCGAACGAGTCGCGGCCGCACTACGTGCTGCTCATCGGACTCGTCATGCTCAGCGTCTTCCTCGGGATCGAGACCCGCCGGTACCGGACCTTCGACGTCTGGCGGTCGCGCGTGCGGCTCTTGGAGGAGAACGTGTTCGCGAACGCGCTCGACCCCGAGGGCGTCGAGCAGTCGAACTGGCGGGAGCTGCTGAGCGAGGACCTCCGCGAGCCGACGATCAAGATGCCGGGCGTCGAGGCGGTCTCTCGGCGGCTCCGCCGGGTGTACGCCCCGCTCTTTTCCGTCCTGATCGCCGCGTGGGTCGTCAGGCTCACGGTGTTCACGCCGCCGGGAAGCGGCGTCGTCGCGACCGCGGCGGTCGGTGCGATCCCGGGCGCGTTCGTGCTCGCGCTCGTCACCTGTTTCTACGTCGTCGTCCTCGGACTGACGCTTCGCCGGGCCCCGCGGCAGGCCAAAGGCGAGATGGGGACGGCCGAGGACGCCGACGAGTGGAAGTGA
- a CDS encoding ATP-binding protein, producing the protein MTLEDFTEYTGDGDGEGDAAAEGDDAAAPDEVADAESRGESEVGPESAVDGGSAVDSGTRGGDPSGDREDDDFAAYDATPAGSDAGLGVVSVSQGLRIAEEEDETSLKAFVTTDNREAVRLGKYLLIPYPDGERLFCRITGLEYAQEFQSDDATEIHARRQMRRDEFAERDYKFVADLEPMSVVYGEGDDMKRRMTDRVPKPGAVAEEAADDAEIKTGLKIPDDGVFLGHLSVGGEKVRTAAEPPTVDYRVKDDYADGDPLAFRHTLVAGGTGSGKTHASKNVLRQYLDSDRTYPMGDGRESRMAVVQFDPQDEYAQMHDDNPDLDDAFARRLEREGIAHGGHDDTVALVPRAANATYPGEGHRAERVEFTIPFSLARDMPWLVAGSGLNDNQYPALLTLLNRFFDNYGDSGTYSQFLSYLDDPALKEELHESGRVHEATFDAVKRRVRGVPSGVFDQDAKPITELDHTLVRPGGLSVVPTYHLPTSRQKEIVVLAVAGLLIDDKLSNDPASDRIKETPLLVGMDEAHNFLADADNVQAQKVVQKFTEAAKQGRKERLGLFLITQDPQDVAESVFKQVNTKVVLNLGDEDAISSVNIPSNLAGKVPYMEKGQMVVYSPDNSEPVELIGLSECVTRHE; encoded by the coding sequence ATGACGCTGGAGGATTTCACCGAGTACACCGGAGACGGTGACGGCGAGGGTGACGCCGCGGCCGAGGGCGACGACGCCGCCGCTCCGGACGAGGTCGCCGACGCCGAGAGCAGGGGCGAGTCCGAGGTCGGTCCCGAGTCTGCGGTCGACGGCGGGAGCGCGGTCGACTCCGGGACGCGGGGGGGCGATCCGTCCGGCGACCGCGAGGACGACGACTTCGCCGCCTACGACGCCACGCCCGCGGGCAGCGACGCGGGGCTCGGCGTCGTGTCGGTGTCGCAGGGGCTCCGCATCGCGGAGGAGGAGGACGAGACGTCGCTGAAGGCGTTCGTCACGACGGACAACCGCGAGGCGGTGCGGCTCGGGAAGTACCTCCTGATCCCGTACCCGGACGGCGAGCGCCTGTTCTGCCGGATCACCGGCTTGGAGTACGCACAGGAGTTCCAGTCGGACGACGCGACCGAGATCCACGCCCGCCGGCAGATGCGCCGCGACGAGTTCGCCGAGCGCGACTACAAGTTCGTCGCCGACCTGGAGCCGATGTCGGTCGTGTACGGGGAGGGCGACGACATGAAACGCCGGATGACCGACCGGGTCCCCAAACCCGGCGCGGTCGCCGAGGAGGCCGCGGACGACGCCGAGATCAAGACCGGGCTGAAGATCCCCGACGACGGCGTCTTCCTCGGCCACCTCTCGGTCGGCGGCGAGAAGGTGCGGACCGCGGCGGAGCCTCCCACCGTCGACTACCGAGTGAAGGACGACTACGCCGACGGCGACCCGCTCGCGTTCCGGCACACGCTCGTCGCCGGCGGCACGGGGTCGGGGAAGACCCACGCCTCGAAGAACGTCCTCCGGCAGTACCTCGATTCGGACCGCACGTACCCGATGGGTGACGGCCGCGAGTCGCGGATGGCGGTGGTCCAGTTCGATCCGCAAGACGAGTACGCGCAGATGCACGACGACAACCCCGACCTCGACGACGCGTTCGCGCGACGGCTGGAGCGCGAGGGGATCGCCCACGGCGGTCACGACGACACCGTCGCCCTCGTTCCCCGGGCCGCGAACGCGACGTACCCCGGCGAGGGCCACCGCGCCGAGCGCGTCGAGTTTACGATCCCCTTCTCGCTGGCACGGGACATGCCGTGGCTGGTCGCCGGGTCCGGACTCAACGACAACCAGTACCCCGCGCTGTTGACGCTTCTCAACCGCTTTTTCGACAACTACGGCGACTCGGGAACGTACAGCCAGTTCCTCTCGTACCTCGACGACCCGGCGCTCAAAGAGGAGCTTCACGAGAGCGGTCGGGTCCACGAGGCGACGTTCGACGCCGTCAAGCGCCGCGTCCGCGGCGTCCCGAGCGGCGTCTTCGACCAGGACGCGAAGCCGATCACCGAACTCGACCACACCCTCGTGCGTCCCGGTGGCCTCTCGGTCGTCCCCACCTACCACCTGCCGACCTCCCGGCAGAAGGAGATCGTCGTCCTCGCGGTCGCGGGGCTGCTCATCGACGACAAGCTCTCGAACGACCCGGCGAGCGACCGGATAAAGGAGACGCCGCTCTTGGTCGGGATGGACGAGGCGCACAACTTCCTCGCCGACGCCGACAACGTCCAGGCACAGAAGGTCGTCCAGAAGTTCACGGAGGCGGCGAAGCAGGGCCGCAAGGAGCGGCTCGGGCTGTTTCTCATCACGCAGGACCCGCAGGACGTCGCCGAGTCGGTGTTCAAACAGGTGAACACGAAGGTCGTGTTGAACCTCGGCGACGAGGACGCGATATCGAGCGTCAACATCCCCTCGAACCTCGCCGGGAAGGTCCCGTACATGGAGAAGGGACAGATGGTCGTCTACTCGCCGGACAACTCCGAGCCGGTCGAGCTGATCGGCCTCTCCGAGTGCGTGACGCGACACGAGTAA